In the genome of Coturnix japonica isolate 7356 chromosome Z, Coturnix japonica 2.1, whole genome shotgun sequence, one region contains:
- the MUSK gene encoding muscle, skeletal receptor tyrosine-protein kinase isoform X3, protein MRDLLVVPLGYILTLAALSLAETLQKAPFISTPLETVDALVEDVAKFVCVVQSYPEPEITWTRNSIPIRLFDTRYSIQRNGQLLTILSVEDSDDGVYCCTADNGVGAAAQSCGALQVKMRPKITRPPVNVEIIEGLKAVLPCTTMGNPKPSVSWIKGETVVKENARIAVLDSGNLRIHNVQREDAGQYRCVAKNSLGSAYSKPATVVVEVFARILKAPESQNITFGSMVTLRCTAAGAPVPTVTWLENGKAVSAGSIAESVKDRVVDSRLQVYVTRPGLFTCLATNKHSKTFGAAKAAATISVSEWSKLYKGDAGYCSTYRGEVCSAILSRNALVFFNSSYADPEETQELLAHSAWMELKTVSPFCQPAAESLLCNYIFQECKPSGVGPAPKPICRENCLAVKDLYCFKEWLSMEENSQRGIYKPGLMLLALPECNRLPSLHQDPSACTHIPFFASLSLGTRKPNEETPNLPPPSYSSTYSMNVIISIISSFALIVILGIITVVCCRHRKQWKNKKRESETPTLTTLPSELLLDRLHPNPMYQRMPLLLNPKLLSLEYPRNNIEYVRDIGEGAFGRVFQARAPGLLPYESFTMVAVKMLKEEASADMQADFQREAALMAEFDNPNIVKLLGVCAVGKPMCLLFEYMAYGDLNEYLRDRSPRNLCSLVQGGLEARACLPNPLALCCTSQLCIAKQVAAGMAYLSERKFVHRDLATRNCLVGENMVVKIADFGLSRNMYSADYYKANENDAIPIRWMPPESIFYNRYTTESDVWAYGVVLWEIFSYGMQPYYGMAHEEVIYYVRDGNILSCPDNCPLELYNLMRLCWSKLPADRPSFASIHRILERMYERAVASPQV, encoded by the exons ATGAGAGATCTGCTGGTGGTGCCCCTGGGGTACATCCTCACCCTTGCTGCCCTCAGCCTGGCCGAGACACTTCAGAAAG CTCCCTTTATCAGCACTCCTTTGGAAACTGTGGATGCTCTGGTGGAGGATGTTGCCAAATTCGTGTGTGTTGTGCAGTCATACCCAGAGCCAGAGATCACATGGACGCGCAACAGCATTCCCATCAG GCTGTTTGACACCCGATACAGCATACAGAGGAATGGGCAGCTCCTGACCATCCTGAGCGTGGAGGACAGCGACGACGGAGTGTACTGCTGCACGGCTGACAACGGGGTTGGTGCGGCTGCACAGAGCTGCGGGGCTCTGCAAGTCAAAATGC GACCCAAAATAACCCGACCACCTGTAAATGTGGAAATCATAGAAGGTTTAAAGGCCGTTCTTCCATGCACTACAATGGGGAATCCAAAACCTTCTGTTTCATGGATTAAAGGAGAAACGGTAGTAAAG GAGAATGCACGCATCGCTGTTCTTGATTCTGGGAATCTGAGGATCCACAATGTTCAGAGAGAAGATGCAGGACAGTATCGATGTGTTGCCAAAAACAGCCTGGGCAGTGCCTATTCAAAACCTGCAACTGTGGTTGTGGAAG TTTTTGCCAGAATCCTGAAGGCTCCTGAATCCCAAAACATCACCTTTGGCTCCATGGTGACACTGCggtgcacagcagcaggtgCTCCAGTCCCCACTGTCACCTGGCTGGAAAATGGGAAAGCT gtTTCTGCAGGGTCCATAGCAGAAAGTGTGAAGGACAGAGTGGTTGACTCCAGGCTGCAGGTGTACGTCACACGACCTGGCCTATTCACTTGCCTCGCCAccaacaaacacagcaaaaccttTGGTGCTGCCAAAGCTGCTGCAACAATCAGTGTTTCAG AGTGGAG CAAACTCTATAAGGGTGATGCAGGTTACTGCAGCACATACAGAGGCGAGGTGTGCAGTGCCATCCTGTCACGAAatgctcttgttttcttcaacTCCTCCTATGCTGACCCCGAGGAGACCCAAGAGCTGCTTGCTCACAGTGCCTGGATGGAGCTGAAAACGGTGAGTCCGTTCTGCCAGCCTGCCGCAGAGTCCCTGCTGTGTAACTACATCTTCCAGGAGTGCAAGCCCTCGGGAGTGGGGCCTGCCCCAAAACCCATATGCAG AGAGAATTGCCTTGCTGTAAAGGATCTCTACTGCTTTAAGGAATGGCTCTCAATGGAGGAAAACTCTCAGCGTGGGATTTACAAGCCGGGGCTGATGCTGCTCGCTCTTCCCGAgtgcaacaggctgcccagcctgCACCAGGACCCCAGTGCCTGCACCCATATCCCTTTCTTTG CATCGTTATCACTAGGAACAAGAAAACCAAATGAAGAGACACCAAATCTTCCTCCTCCATCTTATTCCTCCACATACTCCATGAATGTCATCATCTCAATCATCTCCAGCTTTGCTCTAATCGTGATTCTTGGCATTATCACCGTTGTTTGCTGCCGTCACCgaaagcagtggaaaaacaagaaaag AGAGTCAGAAACTCCGACACTCACCACTCTGCCCTCTGAACTCCTCCTGGACCGGCTGCACCCTAATCCCATGTACCAGCGGATGCCTCTTCTCCTTAATCCCAAACTACTCAGCTTGGAGTATCCCAGGAACAATATCGAATATGTGAGAGATATTGGGGAAGGAGCATTTGGGAGAGTTTTCCAAGCAAG ggCCCCAGGACTGCTGCCATACGAATCTTTCACAATGGTGGCagtgaaaatgctgaaagaggAAGCATCTGCGGACATGCAGGCCGACTTCCAGAGGGAGGCAGCCCTCATGGCTGAATTTGACAATCCAAACATCGTCAAGCTCTTAG GTGTGTGTGCTGTTGGGAAACCCATGTGCCTGCTGTTTGAGTACATGGCCTATGGTGATCTCAATGAGTACCTGCGCGACCGCTCGCCCCGCAACCTCTGCAGCCTGGTGCAGGGTGGCCTGGAGGCACGGGCCTGCCTCCCCAATCCACTGGCACTATGCTGCACCAGCCAGCTTTGCATTGCCAAGCAGGTGGCTGCAGGAATGGCCTACCTCTCTGAGCGCAAGTTTGTTCATCGGGACTTGGCCACCAGGAACTGCCTGGTGGGGGAGAACATGGTGGTCAAAATCGCTGACTTCGGCCTCTCAAGGAACATGTATTCAGCTGATTACTACAAAGCCAATGAGAATGATGCCATTCCCATCCGCTGGATGCCCCCTGAATCCATTTTTTACAACCGCTACACCACAGAATCTGATGTGTGGGCCTATGGAGTGGTGCTGTGGGAGATCTTCTCCTACGGCATGCAGCCCTACTATGGGATGGCTCATGAAGAGGTCATTTACTATGTGAGGGATGGGAACATCCTGTCCTGCCCGGAC
- the MUSK gene encoding muscle, skeletal receptor tyrosine-protein kinase isoform X2, producing MRDLLVVPLGYILTLAALSLAETLQKAPFISTPLETVDALVEDVAKFVCVVQSYPEPEITWTRNSIPIRLFDTRYSIQRNGQLLTILSVEDSDDGVYCCTADNGVGAAAQSCGALQVKMRPKITRPPVNVEIIEGLKAVLPCTTMGNPKPSVSWIKGETVVKENARIAVLDSGNLRIHNVQREDAGQYRCVAKNSLGSAYSKPATVVVEVFARILKAPESQNITFGSMVTLRCTAAGAPVPTVTWLENGKAVSAGSIAESVKDRVVDSRLQVYVTRPGLFTCLATNKHSKTFGAAKAAATISVSEWSKLYKGDAGYCSTYRGEVCSAILSRNALVFFNSSYADPEETQELLAHSAWMELKTVSPFCQPAAESLLCNYIFQECKPSGVGPAPKPICRENCLAVKDLYCFKEWLSMEENSQRGIYKPGLMLLALPECNRLPSLHQDPSACTHIPFFDFKENITTSLSLGTRKPNEETPNLPPPSYSSTYSMNVIISIISSFALIVILGIITVVCCRHRKQWKNKKRESETPTLTTLPSELLLDRLHPNPMYQRMPLLLNPKLLSLEYPRNNIEYVRDIGEGAFGRVFQARAPGLLPYESFTMVAVKMLKEEASADMQADFQREAALMAEFDNPNIVKLLGVCAVGKPMCLLFEYMAYGDLNEYLRDRSPRNLCSLVQGGLEARACLPNPLALCCTSQLCIAKQVAAGMAYLSERKFVHRDLATRNCLVGENMVVKIADFGLSRNMYSADYYKANENDAIPIRWMPPESIFYNRYTTESDVWAYGVVLWEIFSYGMQPYYGMAHEEVIYYVRDGNILSCPDNCPLELYNLMRLCWSKLPADRPSFASIHRILERMYERAVASPQV from the exons ATGAGAGATCTGCTGGTGGTGCCCCTGGGGTACATCCTCACCCTTGCTGCCCTCAGCCTGGCCGAGACACTTCAGAAAG CTCCCTTTATCAGCACTCCTTTGGAAACTGTGGATGCTCTGGTGGAGGATGTTGCCAAATTCGTGTGTGTTGTGCAGTCATACCCAGAGCCAGAGATCACATGGACGCGCAACAGCATTCCCATCAG GCTGTTTGACACCCGATACAGCATACAGAGGAATGGGCAGCTCCTGACCATCCTGAGCGTGGAGGACAGCGACGACGGAGTGTACTGCTGCACGGCTGACAACGGGGTTGGTGCGGCTGCACAGAGCTGCGGGGCTCTGCAAGTCAAAATGC GACCCAAAATAACCCGACCACCTGTAAATGTGGAAATCATAGAAGGTTTAAAGGCCGTTCTTCCATGCACTACAATGGGGAATCCAAAACCTTCTGTTTCATGGATTAAAGGAGAAACGGTAGTAAAG GAGAATGCACGCATCGCTGTTCTTGATTCTGGGAATCTGAGGATCCACAATGTTCAGAGAGAAGATGCAGGACAGTATCGATGTGTTGCCAAAAACAGCCTGGGCAGTGCCTATTCAAAACCTGCAACTGTGGTTGTGGAAG TTTTTGCCAGAATCCTGAAGGCTCCTGAATCCCAAAACATCACCTTTGGCTCCATGGTGACACTGCggtgcacagcagcaggtgCTCCAGTCCCCACTGTCACCTGGCTGGAAAATGGGAAAGCT gtTTCTGCAGGGTCCATAGCAGAAAGTGTGAAGGACAGAGTGGTTGACTCCAGGCTGCAGGTGTACGTCACACGACCTGGCCTATTCACTTGCCTCGCCAccaacaaacacagcaaaaccttTGGTGCTGCCAAAGCTGCTGCAACAATCAGTGTTTCAG AGTGGAG CAAACTCTATAAGGGTGATGCAGGTTACTGCAGCACATACAGAGGCGAGGTGTGCAGTGCCATCCTGTCACGAAatgctcttgttttcttcaacTCCTCCTATGCTGACCCCGAGGAGACCCAAGAGCTGCTTGCTCACAGTGCCTGGATGGAGCTGAAAACGGTGAGTCCGTTCTGCCAGCCTGCCGCAGAGTCCCTGCTGTGTAACTACATCTTCCAGGAGTGCAAGCCCTCGGGAGTGGGGCCTGCCCCAAAACCCATATGCAG AGAGAATTGCCTTGCTGTAAAGGATCTCTACTGCTTTAAGGAATGGCTCTCAATGGAGGAAAACTCTCAGCGTGGGATTTACAAGCCGGGGCTGATGCTGCTCGCTCTTCCCGAgtgcaacaggctgcccagcctgCACCAGGACCCCAGTGCCTGCACCCATATCCCTTTCTTTG ATTTTAAGGAGAATATAACCA CATCGTTATCACTAGGAACAAGAAAACCAAATGAAGAGACACCAAATCTTCCTCCTCCATCTTATTCCTCCACATACTCCATGAATGTCATCATCTCAATCATCTCCAGCTTTGCTCTAATCGTGATTCTTGGCATTATCACCGTTGTTTGCTGCCGTCACCgaaagcagtggaaaaacaagaaaag AGAGTCAGAAACTCCGACACTCACCACTCTGCCCTCTGAACTCCTCCTGGACCGGCTGCACCCTAATCCCATGTACCAGCGGATGCCTCTTCTCCTTAATCCCAAACTACTCAGCTTGGAGTATCCCAGGAACAATATCGAATATGTGAGAGATATTGGGGAAGGAGCATTTGGGAGAGTTTTCCAAGCAAG ggCCCCAGGACTGCTGCCATACGAATCTTTCACAATGGTGGCagtgaaaatgctgaaagaggAAGCATCTGCGGACATGCAGGCCGACTTCCAGAGGGAGGCAGCCCTCATGGCTGAATTTGACAATCCAAACATCGTCAAGCTCTTAG GTGTGTGTGCTGTTGGGAAACCCATGTGCCTGCTGTTTGAGTACATGGCCTATGGTGATCTCAATGAGTACCTGCGCGACCGCTCGCCCCGCAACCTCTGCAGCCTGGTGCAGGGTGGCCTGGAGGCACGGGCCTGCCTCCCCAATCCACTGGCACTATGCTGCACCAGCCAGCTTTGCATTGCCAAGCAGGTGGCTGCAGGAATGGCCTACCTCTCTGAGCGCAAGTTTGTTCATCGGGACTTGGCCACCAGGAACTGCCTGGTGGGGGAGAACATGGTGGTCAAAATCGCTGACTTCGGCCTCTCAAGGAACATGTATTCAGCTGATTACTACAAAGCCAATGAGAATGATGCCATTCCCATCCGCTGGATGCCCCCTGAATCCATTTTTTACAACCGCTACACCACAGAATCTGATGTGTGGGCCTATGGAGTGGTGCTGTGGGAGATCTTCTCCTACGGCATGCAGCCCTACTATGGGATGGCTCATGAAGAGGTCATTTACTATGTGAGGGATGGGAACATCCTGTCCTGCCCGGAC
- the MUSK gene encoding muscle, skeletal receptor tyrosine-protein kinase isoform X1, with protein MEENSQRGIYKPGLMLLALPECNRLPSLHQDPSACTHIPFFASLSLGTRKPNEETPNLPPPSYSSTYSMNVIISIISSFALIVILGIITVVCCRHRKQWKNKKRESETPTLTTLPSELLLDRLHPNPMYQRMPLLLNPKLLSLEYPRNNIEYVRDIGEGAFGRVFQARAPGLLPYESFTMVAVKMLKEEASADMQADFQREAALMAEFDNPNIVKLLGVCAVGKPMCLLFEYMAYGDLNEYLRDRSPRNLCSLVQGGLEARACLPNPLALCCTSQLCIAKQVAAGMAYLSERKFVHRDLATRNCLVGENMVVKIADFGLSRNMYSADYYKANENDAIPIRWMPPESIFYNRYTTESDVWAYGVVLWEIFSYGMQPYYGMAHEEVIYYVRDGNILSCPDNCPLELYNLMRLCWSKLPADRPSFASIHRILERMYERAVASPQV; from the exons ATGGAGGAAAACTCTCAGCGTGGGATTTACAAGCCGGGGCTGATGCTGCTCGCTCTTCCCGAgtgcaacaggctgcccagcctgCACCAGGACCCCAGTGCCTGCACCCATATCCCTTTCTTTG CATCGTTATCACTAGGAACAAGAAAACCAAATGAAGAGACACCAAATCTTCCTCCTCCATCTTATTCCTCCACATACTCCATGAATGTCATCATCTCAATCATCTCCAGCTTTGCTCTAATCGTGATTCTTGGCATTATCACCGTTGTTTGCTGCCGTCACCgaaagcagtggaaaaacaagaaaag AGAGTCAGAAACTCCGACACTCACCACTCTGCCCTCTGAACTCCTCCTGGACCGGCTGCACCCTAATCCCATGTACCAGCGGATGCCTCTTCTCCTTAATCCCAAACTACTCAGCTTGGAGTATCCCAGGAACAATATCGAATATGTGAGAGATATTGGGGAAGGAGCATTTGGGAGAGTTTTCCAAGCAAG ggCCCCAGGACTGCTGCCATACGAATCTTTCACAATGGTGGCagtgaaaatgctgaaagaggAAGCATCTGCGGACATGCAGGCCGACTTCCAGAGGGAGGCAGCCCTCATGGCTGAATTTGACAATCCAAACATCGTCAAGCTCTTAG GTGTGTGTGCTGTTGGGAAACCCATGTGCCTGCTGTTTGAGTACATGGCCTATGGTGATCTCAATGAGTACCTGCGCGACCGCTCGCCCCGCAACCTCTGCAGCCTGGTGCAGGGTGGCCTGGAGGCACGGGCCTGCCTCCCCAATCCACTGGCACTATGCTGCACCAGCCAGCTTTGCATTGCCAAGCAGGTGGCTGCAGGAATGGCCTACCTCTCTGAGCGCAAGTTTGTTCATCGGGACTTGGCCACCAGGAACTGCCTGGTGGGGGAGAACATGGTGGTCAAAATCGCTGACTTCGGCCTCTCAAGGAACATGTATTCAGCTGATTACTACAAAGCCAATGAGAATGATGCCATTCCCATCCGCTGGATGCCCCCTGAATCCATTTTTTACAACCGCTACACCACAGAATCTGATGTGTGGGCCTATGGAGTGGTGCTGTGGGAGATCTTCTCCTACGGCATGCAGCCCTACTATGGGATGGCTCATGAAGAGGTCATTTACTATGTGAGGGATGGGAACATCCTGTCCTGCCCGGAC